The sequence CCTAAATCAGTAGAAACACCATGATCCAATCCATTAATAGAAACAACCCCAAACAAGAATAACCCCAGCCCCCAACACCACCTTGAAACTCGATAAGAGACAAGCAAATACGTCAACGACCACCGCCTTCTCACAACAGTAAAGTAAAAGTAATCCTCAAAATCCCATATGACTGACAAGCTTCAAAAGATGGGGAAGGGGAGAAAACTACACTCTGGTAATTGTTGACTAGTCTGAAATTATGCACGATACAGGTGATAGTGGTCAGGTGTTCCATGATCTATCTATGCAATTTATTAAGGACCCACATAGGGTTATGGTATTCTTATGTCCACTCACAATATTACTCCTTTTTATTTCCAAATAGTGAATTTTACAAATCTATATTGTAAATTTGCACTACCTTCAATAATATCCAGGAGATTCTCACCGATTACCATCGTCTCTACGTTTGCTTGGGTGTTTTATGGCTTGCCGTGATAAATAATTCCATTAAACATTTCATAATGCACAGACATGAGCTGAACACTAGTTTATATGGCATTGAAATGATGGtgcaaaattcctatgtttgaattattttattggaTTTATCAACGATGATATCCAGGAAAAGTTTGGGAAAAGATGTACGGTGTTATTTATTATGCATTCGAGATATTATATCTGAGAAACCCTGACAAAGCACTGAGTAATAAATGTGGGCAGAAACTACAAGCTTCTATCAAATACTTCCATGATTGAGGAAAACACAAAACAAATAGAAAACATACAATTTaccaaatataaatataaacattCCAAATATAGCTGCTGAATTGAATCTTTCCACGTCATTTTTCAATTCGCTCGAGGATATAAATGTGCATATGCCCTTGTAAGAAACTGAAAAAATATGTATGAAAATTTTTGGAGACAACATGAATTCATTCATCACTCTAAAGCACAAACCTTAGCAACAATGTAAATATGACACATTTCCTCTGGAACTTCATCACTCTCCCCACTCCCATCCATTAGCACAAGTTGTGGGTTTAGGCTAAATTTTGAAATAGTCCGAAATTGAGTGAAGGGTCCCAGAGGTACCTATATGCCCATGCTGGTGTTGTGCTGCTGTGTCTAATGCTAATATGTCAGCTAAAACCCAGAATATGACATGGTCTaggatattttttaaaatttaataacttttATGTGATCACCAAAACCAACAATATTGCAGACAAAAAATGTAGTTTGGCTGCCTCAAATGTAACAAAAAGAAACAAATCAGGATTCATGGAAAAAAATTGTTCCCGAGACCATTTCAGGAATTGTCCATGGAATCATGCACAATTCCCCATGCCACTCTTATTAAATAAAACCAAACATTACAAGAGTGAAATTATTAAACTTCACACATGGCATCGTCCAATCAATTTAACAATATAAAACTAAAGTTTGCAACTGGGCACTGGAGATTCTAGAGTTAATGAACTACATAGATGAAGTCAATGCATGCTGGTCTACAGTAGCAATTAAATGTCCACACCCGAGAGCCATCCACAAAGGCTAGCGTCTAGCCAGCATTATCAGTTACATTGGACGTAAGGCATCCCAGTTACCATAAACTGACTTGCAATCacccagaaattttttttacagaGTACCTCAGTTAATGGGAGGGTCCTGATCCAAAGAAACAGCTGATAGATTCTCGGTAAAAGTTTCCAAATTAGGGGAGAATGCATCCTTAAGGGGATCATTTCTCACGGCAGTATCATGGACCACAAACGGTGCCGAGGCTCCAGAAACCTGTGATGAGACAAGAGAGAATGATCAAAACCTTACTCACCACAAATTTCTATCTGACGATTCTGAACAAACGAAAATAGAAGCAAAAACTTATCACCAACACCATGACAAAATCAGATTAAATGTATTAGATATTGAGCTATGATTGCTACAAAAATTAGAACCGTGTCATGGTTGTGCTTTAAAATGTGATTTGACAAGTAATTTAATTGAATGATCGAATGCAACAATTTGGAAAACAATTTTCCACTCAAACAGGGCCTTTATGCAGGAATCAAATTAATTCATAATCAAAAAGTTTATTCATCATTTCAGGGTAACAAGAAACGACCTCTGGGTGTATTGATAAATCAACAGGTGTTAGATTTATCATTTCTGAAGCAGCAACGTCCGCTCCTTTTTCTTTCTGAACATCATCGGCTTGACTAACATCATGTGCAAAATGCTCCTTGGATTTCTCACTTTCTCCAGACAAATTGTGACCATTCAGACTTGAATCATCATTTTGTGTTGCTTTTTCCTTCCTGTAATAAAATGGATATAATTATAAGCCAGATCAAATTATTGGTCTAACACAGGTTTAATGTAAATTAACAGATTATAATCGAAACAATTGCACATCTTCACCTCTTGCAATGATCAGATCCTGCAGTAAAGGAGGTTGGTTTGTTGGAGAATAGCACTCCACGAAGAGGCCTTCCATCGATGATAGTTTCAATAGTATATCCATCCAGAATGCTTTTTGTGACTTTAGCTTGGAAGGTTCTCTTCCCTAAAGGAGTCTGGTattcattcaaataaaaattctgCCGACCTGCAACAAAATCAATCAATGCATCATTTTAGATCATTATAAGCgcataataatttaaataattccaTTTTTAAAGCTTTTTAAACCAAAAATATCTGGAATCTGATCAGAACAGCAACTTGATATGTCAGGCCACGCTGTTGGATTATGAAACATCTCGCAAAAGTGTATGTTTCACATTAATCAGTTATCAGCTACATACTTATTTTCCCACCCAGCGTGGTCAAGGGTAATCATCAAATCATGTTTCAGCCGAAAACAAAAAACAGCTGTTTCTTACCTGGTGGCATGTAACTTGATATTGGCATGGGTTGATAAATGGTAGTATCATGTAACTGTTCAACTCCAAAGGTAGCCTTCTCGTATGCATGAGGAACAGAGGATTGGCCTTGGCATTTCAACTTCAATTGTTTCCTCAGAGATAGCTTCTCTATCCGCCGCTCATCTCGTTCAACTCCTCGAAAAAGCCCTGGTATTGAAATTCTATTAAACAACAAGAAAAAACAACCTGTCGCATACCACCATTAAAATAAGGAAAAAATATCAAACCTGTGTGCAAGAAATACATGTCATCCAGTGCCTCAAGATTCTTATCACAACCACCAATAAAAACAAGTACACCTCCCATCTGAGGATCCAAACTTTCACCGGCCATAGAAAACCTGCCAGTAGGGCCTTCACCAGTGGATACTATTTTCACCCACGTGCCATTTTCTACCAAAAAAACAGTTCACGACCAGTAAATTCCCCAGCTTCACTTATATAAACAACAAACAAGATTGAACAAGGTATGAAATTTAGGTGATCATCACATTCAGTAGCTATGCACACAACGTAGCTCAAACAATGTTCTACTGCCCAGTAAATTCAAACACACCAGGTCAAGTTTTCAAACTTCGCACAAAGAACCGTAGGGGAAGAGATAGTGCAAAACTCATTACAAAACAACTTTAATGCAACCTGCCAATTACAGGAATTTGATGTGAGGCTAATAATACAAGTCCACAAGTTTCTCAAAAAGTTCGAGGTCAAACTGTACGGTAAACCTTTTGATCTTATAATTTATGAGGCTTGCTTTTTTGTCACAGACCATTCATTCTATGAGTTTTCATAATATTCTCACGACTCACGTAAAAACCACAAAAGCACAAGGCCCAAAGTAAATGTCATCCTTCTCTTTGTCCTATGAATCATCAAAGTTGATTAATGGCCCAAGATATCATGTGATTATAAATAACAGGGTAGTAAGGATATCAATAAACAGAAAACTTACATACCAATGTCCAGCATATATATATCGTTATACAAATTTTGCTCATCTGagaatcctccaaagacaaTTAAGTTCTTCCCAAAAGTAACTGTTGTATGACCAGCTCTAGGGGATAACAATTGGCCAGTGGTGTTCAACTTGCACCAGACAAGAGTATCTATTCGCAGCAAGAATGGAAAAATTAATCACATCAACACATAAAACAAATcacaaaatttacaaaattttgTGCTGAAGTTGGTCATAGATAATGATGTTGAAACAAAAGTGGCGGCACCTGCATCGAGTATATGGACATCGGACAGATAGTAATTGCATGAATCTTCTCCACCTATCACAATAATTTTGTTTTTCCAGGATGAGCACGTATGGCTATCCCTCTTACTCGGAGGAGTGCCTGAAGGTACTACACTTTTCCATGAGAATGTCTCTGCAGATTACAGAAGAAAGAATTTCAGTAAGTTGATTTTCACTTGGTTAACCCTGATAAAGCACTGATGTTATTTTTAAGACACTGGGAACCACGATCTAATACCTCAAGAGTGAGGGTAAATCGTAAACCTGACAGCACGTCCAATGAATCACGCACAGTGGTTAAGCAAACAAGAAGCAGTGGGTGGGCTGTATTAAGTTGGCCGCCCAAAATCTATTTTTATTGAATTATCTAAGTAAAGCcactttataaattataatcgACTAACAAAATTCAATAATAATATTTCAAGCAGAACCAAAATTCCCGATTAATTCTCTACAGGGATATTTGGGAAAATGGACCTAGTcaaccttttttttaaaatgacctCCCCGAGTGTATTTGAAATACACTACAggactctaaaaaaaaaaatactacaggagattattaaaaaaatggtACCGAGGTTAGATAACAAAGTACCCCTTATCTACAGAAGCTTCAGatgagaaaaaagaaaaaaaaaaaaaaagtgacagCAATGCGAAAAAACAGTGCATGTACGCAGAAAGCATGGTGTGACAttcattcattttattttctgaaaagCATGATGCGACACCGTGACATAGAAAAACGTATGTACTTGTTTACATCAAAGTGACTGTATGAGACAAACAAGAAGGTGCATACCAGTATTTAAAATGTAAAGATCATCATAATAAATTTGATTGTTCTCAGATTTCCCGCATCCACCAAATATAAAGAGTCTTTTGCCAATAAGTGCTGCACTGTGACCTTCTCTTGCTTCTGGTCCATCACCTCTTACACTTGGAGTAATCCATGAGTTTGTGGCTAGCATGTACAAATATATGCAAACAAATAGCTAAAGTGCATAATGGTCGGGCCAAATTTTGGATATAATTGTAAGGTTCCCCACTTAGAATAAAATTAAGCACGAGaggaaaaacaaaaagaaaataaaagaagcaTCACGTATCTCTAAAATCCTAGATTCAACAGTGGCTATCAACAAAACAAAAAGGCTCATtggatgctgtgacatttttCCTCCTCACAACACCAAATTGCCCCCAGAAATCAGCTGGAAAAATTAATAAAGTATGTCAAACTTTAAGAACCTACTAGGTATCGCTATCTAATGGAGATTATCCACGGATAAAACTTAGACAGAATTCCATGTCTCTATTCTTCTAGCAACAACAAAACTAATTACAGCTTTCAGTCAAGTAATAATTTCCCCATCCAACATTATTCTACCGAGTAAAAGGGCAATTAAATGAAATCTTGTGGCAAGTACAACCATCATTATATCATATGGAAAAAACTGCAAGCAATATAAGCAAACTCACATGTGTCCAATATATGCAGATCATTAAGCGGTCTTCTCCCATCTGTACCGCCAAACACAAACAGGTTATCTCCAACTGTGGTACAGCTATGGCTGTCCCTCGGGGTAGGTGGCATACCCTTCATCATGAGCTCACTCCATATCATATTGACTGCCCATAAAATATACCAACATTAAAAAGTtgaacatttttggaaaacaaTATGCACCTACACTctcacaccgatgagcacatgTATATTATACAAAAATATGTTGTTAGTATGTTATGGTGGTGTTGACCTGTTGTTACGACTGCTGGGTTACTACAACAATGTAGATGTCGCTGAGAAACTTTGACGTAGGTTAATTGTTTCGGGTGAGTATTCTTTAAATTCAGATTTCATGCAGATATTACTCTTGTTatggatattatgttgcatgaatTGACTTATGCACATACTATTGGTTTTGTGCTCACCACATTATGAACTGTATCTGTGGGAACAGGAGACAGTGGTAGTCATGGAATAGTCCAGGGGGGCTGAAAAAGACTAGCTTGAGTTTGGAAGTATCAAAATATGAGTTGTGACTTAATCTTGGAAAGCTTACatgtattataatttatattttgatcAGCATATATGTATGGGTCAATAAATATGTTCTGATGATCACAGTTCCTTAATTCTGATGCATGCTGATTGATGAATGTACATATATTTAGGGGAGATTTTCATTGATATCCTATTTTGTTGGGGTCCAGTCTACGGGAGAGTATGTCAAAAAATTTCAAGTATTAAATCATAATTGCATGTAAAATGGGTATGAATTAAAGAATGATAAGACTAAAGACAACAGCCACCACACAACAAATTCCACACCTTAAAAGTTCAACAATTTACAGCCACGCACACACAAAGAGTGCCCCTCCCTCGCCTTAGGCTTTGTGAGTAGTCTCTATAGACTTTACCATGCAAATAACTATGACTCAAAAATTCGTTGAAAACTCAAGAAATACGCAAGCAGTAAAATATAACCCAAAACTGTGAACACAAAGGCCACGGCCctaaaaagggaaaaaaacaaaaacaaaaacaaaagataACAGCGAAGAGAGTACACACCAGTGTCGAATACATGAACGCTGTTGGTCTGGCATTGATCTCTGCCATAGCCACCGAACACATAAAGAAGCTTCCCTTCTCTAATGGCGTTACATGTGTGACCCCACCTCACCCCAGGCCCCCCAATCCCACCTCGAGGATGCGCCTTCACGTTGTCCCATCTCATGAACATCCCACGATTATCCATGCTTTCCACTGATCCAAGCGGCCCTGATTTTGAAAATCGAACCGGCGTAATGGGATTTTTGGGAGAAAATCGCAATGCCCAGTTAATATTCCAGAAAAAAAGATTCCTACAACGGATCGTTCACTGGAAAAATGCGAGAAACCGTTTGAATTTGCTTTCTTGGGAAGTGGGTTTAAGGAGTTGGGCATTAATTTTGGTGTTTAAGGGCCCAAACAAACATTTATTGTGGAATTGAGTAAAGCAAACTTTGGCTTCAAAAGGTTCTCTGATAAACCAGTGTTTGCAGGCTATGAGtttttcattatattttttatttttatttttttgagcaAAATTTCATTTGTGTATTTGGATAGTTTTAAgtttgttaaaaatttaaaatataatagtgtgaattgataatataaatttttattgtaaaatttGTAAAGAATACTTAAAATTTATGAGTGAgttatgtaaatatattttgaaaatttatttttaaaaaaaaaaaactcaaatcctATGAAATCTTGCAAAATCCGACAAATTCATGAGAATTTCATTAGTAAAATGAAATCTATTAAATCTCATCTAATACCATGGAAATCCTggattataattattattatacagTTTTTTTTCCTAATaaattgatttatatttaaatagaaGTAATATTATAGTTGTAAAAATAATTGACATACCATCAtttgaattaattatatttaaatgaGAGTTATACGATaactttaaaattgaaataaaaaacaAAGGAAAATACAAAGtgtaaatataatcatataaaggtaattttatatatataaaaaaaaattggtgtaTTCTTTTGTCTATtaaagaaaattttttatatgtagAATACATGCTACATATAAAAGAATACACCAATTGGCCTATACTCAAATTAGGAAGTTTTGTTTACTTACAACAAAAATCATAAGGTAATGTACATACTAGAAATTATTGCATGTTTACTAAATGTTCGAGTGCTAAAATTTTGAAGTGATGGGGTGACTATGTTCTTGGATCCTCTGTGTCTCTGAGGGAAGTGAAAATGCACCCTTTTGGCTGCAAGAAATCTTGAAAAGCATTGCTAAAACTTCCTTCATATTAGGCCTAGAATGGGGGCTCTCAGCAGTACACCAAATACCAATCCGAAGCAGTTCACTCATATGTTCTGCTCCTTCTGCTAAGCCTGATACCAATAACGCCACCGGTGTAGTCGTCCTGTTGTACCCGTGTCTCCCGTCCCCGACAACCCGTTTAGCCCATTCGACTAGACATTCTTCACCGCCATCAACAGCCCTTCTACTAGTTGCTAGCTCCATCACTAGCACGCCGTAGCTATAAACATCACCCTTTGTTGTTGCTTTCCATGTCTGCCCATATTCTGGAGCGACGTATCCTACGGTTCCTGCCACCATCGTGCTGACATGGCTTCCTCCAGCGTCGACGACCCGTGCTAGGCCGAAATCCGTGACTCGGGCCTTTCCATTCTTGTCGAGGAGTACATTACTGGCTTTGACATCTCTGTGGACTATACTAGGGAAGCATTCATGGTGCAGAAAGACCAAAGCTCGTGCTACGTCTATTGCTATCTCTATACGCCTTCTCCAGTTTAGACTTACTCGGTTGGTGATGAGGTCCTCTAAGCTTCCCCCTTCCATGTACTCATAAACAAGTAGTTTTTCTGATCCATCTAGGCACCATCCATATAGAGGAACAAGGTTCGGATGAGGCCAACCAAATGCATTTCCAGTGAGGACTTCCATTTCGGTTCTGAACTCTCTTTCCCCTTCACTGCCTTCTGTTTGAAGTTTCTTGATGGCTACTTTCCTGCCGTCTGGTAGAACTCCTCGATAAACTGTTCCAGATCCTCCACGACCGATGATTCTGTCGTCTGAAAAGCTTCCGGTGGCCTTTAAGATGTCGGAATGAGTGAAGGCTGTTTTATCTAGGCGAATGACTTTTATTGTGTTTGACAACCATGGTGAAGATGTACCAGAGCTCGATGCCAATTCGAACTGCTGTCCTTTGGAATCCTCTAACAGATATCCAGATTCATGAACAGGGCTTTTTACGACGAGGTAAACTATGAGAGTCATGAGCCCACAGACCAAGAATGCTAGTATTAAAGCAAAAAGAACTACACCTAGGCCTTTAGGCTTCTTAGCTGATGTACCCTTTATTCCAGATGAATTAGCTGTAGCATTGTCCATGAAGGATGGAAGGTGTAAAAGGGGATCGCCAACGAACGACCATTTGTCGAGTGTTGATAACTGACCGGTCTGTGGGATCACACCAGATAAATAAGGATTGTAGGAAACATTGAATTTACTTAAATCATCCAAGTTATTCAAGCTATTGGGAAATGCACCAGAAAAGTTGTTATATGACAGATCCAGATTCTGCAAGCATTTGAGATTGCCAATCTGCCAAGGAATTTGGCCGGAAAAATCGTTCCGTGTAACATTGAGGACAACCAGTGGCAGCTCTGCAATCACTGAAGGCAGTGTACCATTGAATTGATTGAATCCCAAATGCAACATACTGATATTCAACATGTTGCCAATTTCTAGAGGCACCTCACCAGATAACCAATTCCCACTAAGTTGAACATAGCCGGATATCAGAGTAGTTCGAACGTTAGACCCCGGTAAACAAACTGAAAACAGACCATATCCTTTAAGAATCTTGGCCCATAAGATTTTACAGTTCTGTCTTGTTAAAAGTCTGTACACAAAGCTAAATGGAGGGTAATCTGCCGGTATCCATCTCCTCATTGCCAAGCATTCCCCAGAACCAGGAATCTGGTTATTTTTCCTGTTTAACAGAAATGTAGCCGTAGAGTTCATGCCAATTCTTGTCAACTGAGGTGGTATTGGTCCTGAAAGCTGGTTATTTGCAAGATTCAGCCACAACAAGCTGCTGCAGTTCCCGATTTCCGGTGGGATTTCGCCTGTCAGAGAATTGTTAGCAAGCATCAGCCACAGAAGTGAGGTTAAATTCCCTAAACTTGGGGGAATCCAACCTTGTAACATGTTGAAAGAAAGATCAAGTGCTTGAAGGCCAGAAAGATTTCCGTACTCGCTAGGTATGCTTCCTGTGAACTGATTGTAGGCAAGAATCAAGAACTTTAAGCCTGCCATTTGGGATATTTCAACCGGTAACGGACCAGAGAGGTCGTTGTAACTCAAATCCAACCGAGAAAGATTCGATAGCCCAAGAACACCAGAAGTATCTATCCCTCCTGTGTACGAATTATTATGCAACAGAAGAAATTTCACCTGCGTGAGCCTTCCAAAAATCGTCTGTATATCACCTCCAAAATTGTTCCTGCTCAGATCAAGAAACCTCAAGTTTCTGAGGTCTAGTAAAGTTTCTGGAATATCTCTTGAAAAGTTGTTGTTTCCCAAGTAAAGTTCTTGAACATTAGGCAGTGATCCTATCTCCTTAGGAATAAACCCTGTAAATCTATTACCCCACAAACTCAGAACCTCTAGGCCTCTGCAAAGAGATATTTCTGCTGGAAACTCTCCGAATAACTGATTATCCGACAAATCCAGCAAACGCAAGCTGCAACTCGAAGTGAAAACCGATGCAGGAATCGTGCCAGAGAACTTGTTCTGAGATATCGAAAGTTCCTCAATCCTATCAAGTCCAAACCATATATCTCCTTGCAAAGAATTTGCACTCAGATCAAGGTACTTCAACTTACTGCATGTTTCAAATATGCCACCTACCTCACCAGTGAAATTGTTATTGGAAATATTTGCAACCACCAAATTACCACAATTTTTGGGTATACTCAGTCCTATATCAACTTCAAATCTGTTAAGGGACAGATCAAGAACTTCCAAATTTCCAAGAGCAGT comes from Henckelia pumila isolate YLH828 chromosome 4, ASM3356847v2, whole genome shotgun sequence and encodes:
- the LOC140863921 gene encoding uncharacterized protein; translated protein: MDNRGMFMRWDNVKAHPRGGIGGPGVRWGHTCNAIREGKLLYVFGGYGRDQCQTNSVHVFDTVNMIWSELMMKGMPPTPRDSHSCTTVGDNLFVFGGTDGRRPLNDLHILDTSTNSWITPSVRGDGPEAREGHSAALIGKRLFIFGGCGKSENNQIYYDDLYILNTETFSWKSVVPSGTPPSKRDSHTCSSWKNKIIVIGGEDSCNYYLSDVHILDADTLVWCKLNTTGQLLSPRAGHTTVTFGKNLIVFGGFSDEQNLYNDIYMLDIENGTWVKIVSTGEGPTGRFSMAGESLDPQMGGVLVFIGGCDKNLEALDDMYFLHTGLFRGVERDERRIEKLSLRKQLKLKCQGQSSVPHAYEKATFGVEQLHDTTIYQPMPISSYMPPGRQNFYLNEYQTPLGKRTFQAKVTKSILDGYTIETIIDGRPLRGVLFSNKPTSFTAGSDHCKRKEKATQNDDSSLNGHNLSGESEKSKEHFAHDVSQADDVQKEKGADVAASEMINLTPVDLSIHPEVSGASAPFVVHDTAVRNDPLKDAFSPNLETFTENLSAVSLDQDPPIN
- the LOC140862307 gene encoding probable LRR receptor-like serine/threonine-protein kinase At1g74360 → MRFYVPMIMPEEDTDQCLFRAALLCFLIIITAKLAIGDSLQTDREVLLELRAYLEKENPVLVNQRIYPQWDPRDLSPCNWPRVSCDETTDRVTKIDLSDCNISGNLFQNFSGLTELAYLDLSMNTIDGTIPEDLGQCLNLRFLNLSHNILHGALNFTALGNLEVLDLSLNRFEVDIGLSIPKNCGNLVVANISNNNFTGEVGGIFETCSKLKYLDLSANSLQGDIWFGLDRIEELSISQNKFSGTIPASVFTSSCSLRLLDLSDNQLFGEFPAEISLCRGLEVLSLWGNRFTGFIPKEIGSLPNVQELYLGNNNFSRDIPETLLDLRNLRFLDLSRNNFGGDIQTIFGRLTQVKFLLLHNNSYTGGIDTSGVLGLSNLSRLDLSYNDLSGPLPVEISQMAGLKFLILAYNQFTGSIPSEYGNLSGLQALDLSFNMLQGWIPPSLGNLTSLLWLMLANNSLTGEIPPEIGNCSSLLWLNLANNQLSGPIPPQLTRIGMNSTATFLLNRKNNQIPGSGECLAMRRWIPADYPPFSFVYRLLTRQNCKILWAKILKGYGLFSVCLPGSNVRTTLISGYVQLSGNWLSGEVPLEIGNMLNISMLHLGFNQFNGTLPSVIAELPLVVLNVTRNDFSGQIPWQIGNLKCLQNLDLSYNNFSGAFPNSLNNLDDLSKFNVSYNPYLSGVIPQTGQLSTLDKWSFVGDPLLHLPSFMDNATANSSGIKGTSAKKPKGLGVVLFALILAFLVCGLMTLIVYLVVKSPVHESGYLLEDSKGQQFELASSSGTSSPWLSNTIKVIRLDKTAFTHSDILKATGSFSDDRIIGRGGSGTVYRGVLPDGRKVAIKKLQTEGSEGEREFRTEMEVLTGNAFGWPHPNLVPLYGWCLDGSEKLLVYEYMEGGSLEDLITNRVSLNWRRRIEIAIDVARALVFLHHECFPSIVHRDVKASNVLLDKNGKARVTDFGLARVVDAGGSHVSTMVAGTVGYVAPEYGQTWKATTKGDVYSYGVLVMELATSRRAVDGGEECLVEWAKRVVGDGRHGYNRTTTPVALLVSGLAEGAEHMSELLRIGIWCTAESPHSRPNMKEVLAMLFKISCSQKGAFSLPSETQRIQEHSHPITSKF